A single region of the Candidatus Neomarinimicrobiota bacterium genome encodes:
- a CDS encoding response regulator transcription factor gives MIPKPHILVVDDEADVREVIQLNLAREGYDVVSVADGMAALEQLRAQPFDAAIVDVMMPGMDGLALCRAIRQDAGLRRLPLLLLTARDSELDQIVGLEVGADDFISKSASPRLIATRLKAALRRFDQQAEGNQPLAFGDLTIDRDRREVRGLEGSLTLTALEYALLLALAENPSRVFTRSNLLTLVWGDDVVVTERTVDVHIKNLRQKIGANGELIETVHGVGYRVKRVD, from the coding sequence TTGATACCGAAACCGCACATCCTGGTAGTGGACGATGAGGCCGACGTGCGCGAGGTGATCCAATTGAACCTGGCGCGGGAGGGCTACGACGTAGTCTCTGTTGCCGATGGCATGGCGGCGCTGGAGCAGCTGAGGGCCCAGCCTTTCGATGCCGCCATCGTCGACGTGATGATGCCGGGTATGGATGGTCTGGCCCTCTGCCGCGCCATTCGTCAGGATGCCGGTTTGAGGCGGCTGCCGTTGTTGCTGCTCACCGCCCGGGACAGCGAGCTAGACCAGATCGTCGGCCTGGAGGTGGGTGCGGACGACTTCATCTCCAAATCGGCCAGCCCGCGCCTCATCGCCACCCGGCTCAAGGCCGCTCTGCGCCGCTTCGACCAGCAGGCTGAGGGCAACCAACCGCTGGCGTTTGGTGACCTCACCATTGATCGGGACCGGCGGGAGGTGCGGGGACTGGAAGGGTCGCTCACCCTCACGGCACTGGAGTATGCCCTGCTGCTGGCGCTGGCAGAAAATCCCAGCCGGGTATTTACCCGTAGCAATCTGCTCACGCTGGTCTGGGGCGATGACGTCGTGGTTACCGAGCGCACCGTTGATGTCCATATCAAGAACCTGCGGCAGAAGATCGGCGCTAACGGTGAACTCATTGAGACGGTCCACGGTGTCGGCTACCGGGTAAAAAGGGTGGACTGA
- a CDS encoding amidase yields MSRGRITTLTLLAALIFAATALAQVKSRGGTHIRRKHVAAAERITGLSFSKTERDSLLKDLGELQSSYESLRGLSLGNGVPPALFFNPVPLGATFETDQRPLVTSPSVQVAVPENLEALAYYSVAQLGELIRTRRITSTQLTTMYLTRLKRDGPRLEAVITLTEELALKQARRADEEIAAGNYRGPLHGIPYGAKDLLAVKGYPTTWGAMPYKNQVLEETATVVTRLEEAGAVLVAKLTLGALAWGDVWFGGKTRNPWNLEQGSRGSSAGPAAATAAGLVPFAIGSETWGSIVSPATRCGVTGLRPTFGRVSRAGAMTLSWSMDKLGPLCRTVEDCALVFDAIRGPDGRDQTVVDLPFNYDYRVDLSQVRIGYVAAAFEEDYPFKVMDQAVLEVLRELGAHLVPVELPDYPISDLAFILSAEAAAAFDELTRSGRDDQLVRQIRNAWPNVFRAARFIPAVEYIQANRVRQQVIQAMHAALAEVEVYVSPSIAGDNLLLTNLSGHPCVVLPNGFDADGAPTSITFMGQLYDEATLLAVARAYQEATDWHRQHPPEFP; encoded by the coding sequence ATGTCCCGAGGCCGTATCACCACGCTGACTCTCCTGGCGGCACTGATCTTTGCCGCGACAGCACTTGCGCAGGTCAAATCCAGGGGCGGGACCCATATCAGGCGCAAGCACGTGGCTGCGGCCGAGCGTATCACGGGCCTCAGTTTCAGCAAGACGGAACGCGACTCGCTGCTCAAGGACCTCGGCGAGTTGCAGTCCAGTTACGAGAGTTTGCGCGGACTAAGCCTGGGCAATGGCGTCCCTCCGGCCCTGTTCTTTAACCCGGTGCCACTGGGCGCAACATTCGAAACCGACCAGCGCCCACTGGTCACTTCGCCGTCGGTTCAGGTTGCGGTGCCAGAGAATCTGGAAGCATTGGCCTACTATTCCGTGGCGCAGTTGGGGGAGCTCATCCGCACCCGGCGCATCACATCCACGCAACTCACCACCATGTACCTGACCCGCCTAAAGCGTGATGGTCCGCGCCTGGAGGCCGTGATCACCCTCACAGAGGAGCTGGCCCTGAAGCAGGCCCGACGGGCCGACGAGGAAATCGCCGCCGGCAATTATCGCGGCCCACTGCACGGGATTCCGTACGGCGCCAAGGATCTGCTGGCTGTGAAGGGCTACCCCACCACTTGGGGGGCCATGCCATATAAAAACCAGGTGCTGGAGGAGACTGCAACCGTTGTCACGCGGCTGGAGGAAGCCGGCGCCGTGCTGGTGGCAAAGCTGACGCTGGGGGCACTGGCCTGGGGCGACGTCTGGTTCGGCGGCAAGACCCGCAATCCCTGGAACCTGGAGCAGGGCTCCAGAGGCTCGTCGGCGGGACCGGCGGCGGCCACGGCAGCAGGGCTGGTCCCGTTTGCCATTGGCTCGGAGACTTGGGGCTCCATTGTATCGCCGGCCACCCGCTGCGGCGTCACCGGCCTCAGACCCACCTTTGGCCGGGTGAGTCGGGCCGGCGCCATGACCCTCAGCTGGTCCATGGACAAACTGGGTCCCCTCTGCCGCACGGTGGAGGACTGCGCCCTGGTGTTTGACGCCATCCGCGGACCTGACGGCCGCGATCAGACGGTGGTGGACCTGCCCTTTAACTACGACTACCGAGTGGACCTGAGCCAGGTGCGCATCGGCTATGTGGCCGCCGCCTTCGAGGAGGACTACCCCTTCAAGGTCATGGACCAGGCGGTCCTGGAGGTGCTGCGAGAGCTCGGCGCCCACCTGGTGCCCGTGGAGCTGCCCGATTATCCCATCAGCGATCTCGCCTTTATTCTCAGCGCCGAGGCCGCGGCAGCTTTTGATGAGCTCACCCGTTCCGGTCGGGACGACCAGCTGGTGCGGCAGATCAGGAACGCCTGGCCCAACGTCTTTCGTGCCGCGCGCTTTATTCCGGCGGTTGAGTATATCCAGGCCAACCGCGTCCGCCAGCAGGTCATTCAAGCCATGCACGCGGCGCTGGCGGAGGTGGAGGTGTACGTGTCGCCCTCCATTGCCGGTGACAATCTGTTGCTCACCAATCTCAGCGGACACCCCTGCGTTGTGCTGCCTAACGGATTTGACGCTGACGGCGCCCCCACCAGCATCACCTTCATGGGGCAACTTTACGATGAGGCCACCCTGTTGGCCGTCGCTCGGGCCTATCAGGAGGCCACCGACTGGCACCGCCAGCACCCGCCGGAGTTTCCCTAA
- a CDS encoding GNAT family N-acetyltransferase: MPIATSRFEEPFQNDWDRYVRKSNNGTLFHLRQFLGYHPEGRFEDHSLLFTGSKGLLAVFPAAVQETDGTRQLVSHPGASYGGLVTPIGLSFQNSFELAASLVGYARSNGFDGITLTLPPTIYNRRLSNYVDFALLQHNFVYTRREISSILYLEPSPEDNLAKFTDASRRAVKKARESGVVVRFSDDAATFYNILLHNLERRHNVKPAHSLEELVRLMGLFPDEIHLLAAYLGNRMIAGITIFDANPDVTLAFYISHDETYQEYRAVNLLVYELIKWAAQRGFRYLDFGIFTVNMDPNLGLARFKESFGASGMFRDTLTIDLNAGA, from the coding sequence ATGCCCATTGCCACATCCCGCTTCGAGGAGCCGTTCCAGAATGACTGGGATCGCTACGTCCGGAAATCGAATAACGGCACCTTATTTCACCTGCGGCAATTCCTGGGCTATCATCCCGAGGGCCGTTTCGAGGATCATTCACTGCTCTTCACCGGGTCCAAAGGCCTGCTGGCTGTTTTCCCCGCAGCCGTGCAGGAGACCGACGGCACGCGGCAGCTGGTATCACATCCCGGTGCTTCGTACGGCGGGCTGGTGACCCCCATCGGCCTGTCCTTTCAGAACAGCTTCGAACTCGCCGCAAGTCTGGTAGGCTACGCCCGGAGCAATGGGTTTGACGGCATCACCCTGACCCTGCCGCCCACGATCTATAACCGCCGTCTGTCCAACTACGTGGACTTCGCGCTGCTGCAACACAACTTCGTCTACACCCGGCGGGAGATCTCCAGCATCCTTTACCTGGAGCCGTCCCCGGAGGACAACCTGGCCAAGTTCACCGATGCGTCCCGGCGGGCGGTTAAGAAGGCCCGGGAGTCGGGTGTGGTGGTGCGCTTCAGCGACGATGCGGCCACATTTTACAATATCTTGTTACACAATCTTGAACGCCGCCATAACGTGAAACCGGCCCATTCATTGGAGGAACTCGTCCGTCTGATGGGATTGTTTCCCGACGAGATTCACCTGCTGGCGGCCTACCTGGGCAACCGCATGATCGCCGGCATCACCATCTTCGATGCCAATCCCGATGTCACGCTTGCATTCTACATCAGCCACGACGAGACCTACCAGGAGTATCGGGCCGTGAATCTGCTGGTCTACGAGCTGATCAAGTGGGCCGCGCAGAGGGGCTTTCGCTACCTCGATTTCGGCATCTTCACTGTCAATATGGATCCTAACCTCGGTCTGGCTCGTTTCAAGGAGAGCTTTGGCGCCAGCGGGATGTTTCGCGATACCCTGACCATTGATCTGAATGCCGGTGCCTAG
- a CDS encoding oligosaccharide flippase family protein: protein MSEVSPSADEMPLPPTSGKPMTGSSMRADIFHLGRQSAAYVIGHLATRAVSFLLLPLYTNVLAPGDLGILSLTFAFTGFGMIVYNMGLDSALMRYYVGESPDRQREVLTSVYLTLLMIGLALTVLLFGFRRQLAAAILGSYNADWIAILAAIMFLDTLWTIPMHLYRAHGRPAPYVSLSLLNVSITMGLNILLVAHYGMGVEGALLSNLAASGVLFMFTFPGALRRMWPLRFSPAILRSLLAFGLPLMVAGLFTMTIELADRYLLRWLTDIETVGLYSTGYKLGLLMLILVMGFNMGWQPFFLKRGIEAGAQPVFARITTYMVVAMGTLLLAIGAWIDDLVRLPLGSITLVGSEYWSATGIVPVVMLGYLLFGLYVLQLPGIHLTARTRWVMLFRGSGALTNIICNLLLIPIWGAMGAALATCITFAVMALITFLITRRFYPVAYEWGRLVRIFSLLALGIAGLYIFPSNLWRNLALTFLIPVGLGISGAANPDERRNLLRLFRRP from the coding sequence ATGTCCGAGGTTAGTCCATCCGCCGATGAAATGCCACTGCCGCCCACCAGCGGGAAGCCCATGACAGGCAGCTCCATGCGGGCCGATATCTTCCACCTGGGACGACAGTCTGCAGCCTACGTCATTGGTCACCTGGCCACACGGGCGGTCTCGTTCCTGCTGCTGCCACTGTATACCAATGTACTGGCACCAGGGGACTTGGGCATCCTGTCCCTGACGTTTGCCTTCACCGGATTCGGCATGATTGTCTACAATATGGGGCTGGACTCGGCGCTGATGCGCTACTACGTAGGCGAATCGCCCGATCGGCAGCGGGAAGTCCTGACCTCTGTTTACCTGACCTTGCTGATGATAGGCCTGGCCCTGACCGTGCTCCTCTTTGGGTTTCGGCGGCAGCTGGCGGCGGCCATATTGGGCAGTTACAACGCGGACTGGATCGCCATCCTTGCGGCCATCATGTTTCTGGACACGCTCTGGACCATCCCCATGCACCTGTACCGGGCCCACGGACGGCCCGCGCCATACGTTAGCCTCAGCCTGTTGAATGTCTCTATCACGATGGGACTGAACATCCTGCTGGTGGCGCATTATGGTATGGGGGTGGAAGGAGCCCTGCTGTCCAACCTGGCGGCTTCCGGCGTACTGTTTATGTTCACATTCCCCGGTGCGCTGCGACGGATGTGGCCGCTGCGTTTCTCGCCCGCCATCTTGCGGAGCCTGCTGGCGTTCGGCCTCCCGCTGATGGTGGCGGGGTTATTCACCATGACCATTGAGCTGGCAGACCGTTACCTGCTGCGCTGGCTGACCGACATTGAGACAGTGGGGCTGTACTCAACGGGCTACAAGCTGGGACTGCTGATGCTTATCCTGGTGATGGGCTTCAATATGGGCTGGCAGCCTTTTTTCCTGAAACGCGGGATAGAAGCAGGAGCCCAGCCGGTTTTTGCTCGAATTACCACCTACATGGTGGTGGCCATGGGAACCCTGCTCCTTGCCATCGGTGCCTGGATCGACGATCTGGTTCGACTGCCACTTGGTTCCATTACACTCGTTGGATCGGAGTACTGGTCGGCAACCGGGATCGTACCGGTGGTCATGCTAGGGTATTTGCTGTTCGGACTCTACGTCCTGCAGCTACCTGGAATCCACCTGACGGCACGGACCAGGTGGGTGATGCTATTCCGAGGCAGCGGGGCGCTTACCAACATCATCTGCAATCTACTGCTCATTCCCATATGGGGTGCCATGGGGGCAGCCCTAGCCACTTGCATTACATTCGCGGTCATGGCCCTGATTACATTTCTGATCACCAGGCGCTTTTACCCGGTCGCATACGAATGGGGCCGACTGGTCAGGATCTTCAGCCTGCTAGCGCTCGGCATAGCCGGTTTATATATCTTCCCGTCCAATCTGTGGCGTAACCTGGCCCTCACCTTCCTTATCCCTGTCGGACTGGGGATCAGTGGGGCGGCAAACCCTGACGAGCGCCGGAACCTCCTTCGGCTGTTCAGGCGGCCATGA
- a CDS encoding glycosyltransferase family 4 protein translates to MKILVATAGHRPDDDRIYYKEIVTLLAAGHEVTLVTRAQQPFDPGKAGFSHVDFVPGRLGSFGRAVEELAAVWRPDIMMIHEFELLLAGSRIRKKWGTPLVYDVHEAHLELWDLLSSRRYPVKQIINWGLYRFERSLLKNVDRVLTVSPPLKTRYERWGRPTTLVPNFPRLGIRIPSKPREPVVIYAGQLSIERGLMQLIQAFVGVLDERPDARLELIGPERLPGLHEKLRTDVVKMGLEKSVTIEGEVSQAAILQRLTEVQVGVIPFIDHPVFHIAIPIKLFEYMLCGCAVVTSDLKMIRQYAGEAAVFVPPGDVDGLRQMLISLLRDDTRREDLARRGRELVETRYNWQQVESALLNTLEALG, encoded by the coding sequence ATGAAGATTCTGGTTGCTACCGCCGGCCACCGGCCTGACGATGATCGCATCTACTACAAAGAAATCGTAACCCTGCTCGCAGCCGGTCACGAGGTCACCCTCGTCACGCGCGCCCAACAGCCGTTCGATCCGGGGAAGGCCGGCTTCAGCCATGTGGATTTCGTCCCTGGCCGCCTCGGGAGCTTTGGTCGCGCGGTGGAAGAATTGGCTGCCGTGTGGCGGCCCGACATCATGATGATCCACGAGTTCGAGTTACTGCTGGCGGGGTCGCGCATCAGGAAGAAATGGGGCACCCCTCTGGTCTACGACGTTCACGAAGCGCACCTCGAGTTGTGGGATCTGCTATCCTCACGGCGCTATCCTGTCAAGCAGATCATCAATTGGGGGTTGTACCGGTTTGAGCGCAGCTTGCTCAAAAATGTGGATCGTGTCCTTACCGTCAGCCCTCCGCTTAAGACACGTTATGAGCGCTGGGGTAGGCCGACAACACTTGTTCCTAACTTCCCCCGCCTTGGTATAAGGATCCCATCGAAACCAAGGGAGCCGGTGGTAATATATGCGGGCCAGCTTTCCATCGAACGCGGCTTGATGCAACTGATTCAGGCATTTGTCGGTGTGCTTGATGAAAGACCTGATGCCAGATTAGAGCTGATCGGCCCCGAGCGGCTCCCGGGCCTGCACGAAAAGCTCAGAACCGATGTGGTGAAAATGGGCCTGGAAAAGAGCGTTACCATCGAGGGAGAAGTTTCCCAGGCGGCCATTCTGCAGCGCCTCACTGAGGTCCAGGTGGGAGTCATTCCCTTCATTGATCACCCTGTTTTTCACATTGCCATACCCATCAAGCTATTTGAGTATATGCTGTGCGGTTGTGCCGTCGTGACCAGCGACCTAAAGATGATTCGCCAGTATGCTGGGGAAGCTGCTGTGTTCGTGCCACCAGGCGATGTTGACGGCCTTCGGCAGATGCTGATAAGCCTGCTGCGTGACGATACCCGGCGGGAAGATCTGGCCCGACGCGGACGCGAGTTGGTGGAAACCCGCTATAATTGGCAACAGGTAGAATCTGCCCTGCTGAACACCCTGGAAGCCCTGGGATGA
- a CDS encoding glycosyltransferase family 2 protein codes for MKDLSPTPSVSIIAPIFNGGVHYPACFRSLCNLAYPPERLEVHIVNDGSLDGTREFLEAQDPPEFMHIHHLPQNGGLGAARNHGLEQAAGEVVILLDGDMEVATDFVAAHVAELAKPGREAVVGRIEPAHWVPRSKLNRYLYDYRRRGARQFGKHQPVGFQYLLSSNTAFSRAAIEAAGGRYEPFTHYGGEETTFAYNVARKFPNGIFYSEKPLARHQANDSLSAFLGKMREYGYHNLPQIISRHPEIATPLAADFAWPLPGAYFRRRRRLGRLLFNTATSALARAGLALAPPTLGNALVRFLTVGSVVRGLRRYVRENFPDASNTPATANDRQRPGPA; via the coding sequence GTGAAAGACCTTTCACCTACGCCCAGCGTGAGTATCATCGCCCCGATCTTCAACGGCGGCGTTCATTATCCCGCCTGCTTCCGCTCGCTTTGCAACCTGGCCTATCCTCCCGAGCGACTGGAGGTCCACATCGTCAACGATGGCTCACTCGATGGCACACGGGAATTCCTGGAGGCCCAGGACCCGCCTGAGTTCATGCACATCCACCACCTGCCGCAGAACGGCGGCCTGGGCGCCGCCCGCAATCACGGCTTGGAGCAGGCCGCCGGGGAGGTGGTAATCCTTCTCGATGGCGACATGGAAGTGGCGACCGATTTTGTGGCGGCTCATGTGGCCGAGCTGGCCAAGCCGGGGCGGGAGGCGGTGGTGGGACGCATAGAGCCGGCCCACTGGGTGCCCCGCTCGAAACTGAATCGCTACCTATATGATTATCGTCGCAGGGGTGCGCGTCAGTTTGGGAAGCACCAACCAGTGGGCTTTCAGTACCTGCTATCCAGCAATACGGCCTTCAGCCGGGCGGCCATCGAAGCGGCAGGAGGCCGCTATGAGCCCTTTACCCACTATGGCGGTGAGGAGACTACTTTTGCCTACAATGTCGCTCGGAAGTTTCCCAACGGCATTTTTTACAGCGAGAAACCGTTGGCCCGCCATCAGGCCAATGATTCGTTGAGTGCATTCCTAGGCAAGATGCGGGAATACGGCTACCACAACCTGCCACAGATTATCAGCCGCCACCCTGAAATTGCCACCCCCCTGGCGGCCGATTTCGCCTGGCCCCTGCCGGGAGCCTATTTCCGCCGCCGCCGCCGCCTGGGCCGGCTGCTCTTTAACACGGCCACCAGCGCCCTGGCGCGGGCTGGCCTCGCGCTGGCGCCCCCGACCCTTGGCAATGCCCTGGTCCGCTTCCTTACCGTGGGCAGCGTGGTGCGCGGTCTCCGCCGCTACGTGCGAGAGAACTTCCCGGACGCATCGAACACACCTGCCACTGCCAACGACCGACAGCGCCCGGGTCCGGCCTGA
- a CDS encoding Ppx/GppA family phosphatase produces MDQRAVVEPGCFAAIDLGTNTCLLLVARWDGAELTPLAQELRVVRLGEGVAASGRLTEQAMTRAETAFRDYRKIIAAHGCREVRCVATSAYREATNAAELGTRILRTSGYRLTAISGAEEAALVKAAVEHAFPWEAGSRVIVDVGGGSTEVILQQPAGASRVESLSLGSVRLTEDWLPSDPPTPLELDSAEEHIRSVLDSSQTLHPADDMIGVGGTATTFVAMHQQLDAYDHARIHGATLELRTLRQIMELSAALTFEERQALPGLHPGRADIIIAGGLILAAIMERTGLRRLRVSDHGVRWGLVLEMVSGRGQQQ; encoded by the coding sequence ATGGACCAGCGCGCGGTTGTGGAGCCGGGCTGCTTCGCCGCCATCGACCTGGGCACCAATACCTGCCTGCTGCTGGTAGCCCGGTGGGACGGGGCGGAACTGACGCCCCTGGCACAGGAGCTCCGCGTGGTCCGGCTGGGTGAAGGCGTGGCCGCAAGCGGTCGGCTGACCGAGCAAGCCATGACCCGGGCCGAGACCGCCTTCCGGGACTACCGCAAGATTATCGCTGCCCACGGCTGCCGTGAGGTGCGTTGCGTGGCCACCAGCGCGTATCGGGAGGCCACCAACGCCGCCGAGCTGGGCACCCGCATCTTGCGCACCAGCGGCTACAGGCTGACCGCCATCAGTGGAGCGGAGGAGGCTGCGCTGGTGAAAGCTGCCGTGGAGCACGCCTTTCCCTGGGAAGCCGGGAGCCGGGTGATCGTCGATGTGGGGGGCGGCAGCACAGAGGTGATCCTGCAGCAGCCCGCCGGCGCCTCACGGGTGGAAAGCCTGTCGCTGGGCAGCGTCCGGCTCACCGAGGACTGGCTCCCCAGCGATCCTCCAACACCCCTCGAATTGGACTCGGCAGAGGAGCATATCCGGAGCGTGCTGGACAGTAGCCAGACCCTGCATCCCGCGGACGACATGATTGGCGTGGGCGGCACCGCCACGACCTTTGTGGCGATGCACCAGCAGCTGGACGCCTACGATCACGCCAGAATCCACGGGGCTACGCTAGAGCTGCGCACGTTGCGGCAGATAATGGAACTCTCCGCAGCCCTGACCTTCGAGGAGCGTCAGGCCCTGCCGGGCCTCCACCCCGGCCGAGCCGACATCATCATCGCCGGGGGACTCATTCTGGCGGCCATCATGGAGCGCACCGGCCTACGTAGGTTGAGGGTAAGCGATCACGGCGTGCGCTGGGGCCTGGTTCTGGAGATGGTGAGTGGCCGCGGACAACAACAATAA
- a CDS encoding TlpA family protein disulfide reductase has protein sequence MLLTLFTLSGGRALLAAPPPIVSPTPETAAVNIRDIKAINLDGSAFDGAELAGKIVLLDFWAVWCAPCIVAVPTLESLADELREDNFEVLGIAVYSGTVEDVRESVTRHDIDYKVVLGDPALVTQFGVIGFPTYLLMAPDGNIYKKYVGAAADLRSKIKADILTLASGFSAKMQPGGNP, from the coding sequence ATGCTGCTGACGCTTTTCACATTGTCAGGTGGAAGAGCGCTACTTGCTGCGCCCCCTCCCATCGTTAGCCCCACCCCCGAAACCGCCGCCGTAAACATTCGCGACATCAAAGCCATCAACCTGGATGGCAGCGCGTTTGACGGGGCAGAACTGGCAGGAAAAATTGTCCTGCTCGATTTTTGGGCCGTGTGGTGCGCCCCCTGCATCGTGGCGGTCCCAACCCTTGAGTCTCTGGCTGACGAGCTGCGGGAGGACAATTTTGAGGTGCTGGGAATCGCCGTTTATTCGGGTACGGTTGAGGATGTGCGAGAATCGGTGACCAGACATGATATTGACTACAAGGTGGTGCTGGGCGATCCGGCTCTCGTGACGCAGTTTGGCGTCATCGGCTTCCCCACCTACCTGCTGATGGCGCCCGATGGCAACATCTACAAGAAATATGTGGGCGCCGCGGCCGATCTGCGGTCAAAAATCAAGGCGGATATCCTGACGCTGGCCAGTGGGTTTAGCGCAAAAATGCAACCTGGAGGAAATCCGTAA